From Butyrivibrio sp. AE3004, the proteins below share one genomic window:
- a CDS encoding recombinase family protein yields the protein MCTIYGYCRISRRTQSIERQIRNIQAKYPEAVIRQEAYTGTKINRPEWNKLYKAVREGDTIIFDSVSRMSRNADEGVKTYFELLDRGVTLVFLKEHYIDTDTYLENTKDKIALTGSDEDEIFKGLNNYFRKLAEKQIRIAFEQAEKEVSDLHQRTKEGIETARLNGKVIGHKAGTKLVTKKSIAAKELIRKHSRDFDGQLNDLECIKLTGISRNSYYKYKKEIIDEINAAIC from the coding sequence ATGTGTACGATATACGGTTATTGCAGAATATCAAGAAGAACCCAGAGTATTGAAAGACAGATAAGGAATATCCAGGCTAAATATCCTGAGGCAGTGATCAGGCAGGAAGCTTACACCGGAACCAAAATAAACCGTCCGGAATGGAACAAGCTTTATAAGGCAGTCAGGGAAGGTGATACGATTATATTTGATTCTGTATCACGTATGAGCCGTAACGCAGATGAAGGCGTTAAGACATACTTTGAATTACTGGATAGAGGCGTAACGCTTGTATTCCTTAAAGAACATTACATTGATACAGATACATACTTAGAGAACACTAAAGATAAAATAGCTCTTACCGGATCTGATGAAGATGAAATCTTTAAGGGCCTAAATAATTACTTTAGGAAGTTAGCAGAAAAGCAGATTAGAATAGCCTTTGAACAGGCAGAAAAAGAGGTTAGCGACTTGCACCAAAGGACAAAGGAAGGCATAGAGACAGCCAGACTTAACGGCAAGGTAATAGGACATAAGGCAGGAACAAAACTTGTAACCAAGAAATCAATAGCAGCCAAGGAACTGATCAGGAAGCACAGCAGGGACTTTGACGGACAGCTTAACGACCTTGAGTGCATCAAGCTCACAGGTATCAGCAGGAATTCATATTACAAATACAAGAAGGAAATAATAGACGAGATTAACGCCGCTATATGTTAA
- a CDS encoding terminase small subunit, protein MGRRKKPTREELLEYKKTSSLNHKRGQCKDLKTGDMTGALDLALYSLKRTGGMPFKYEPTEEGLKRFTQESIDYLDYCNEVNKDLEEGQKLIPDIEGWAVYLGTTRMTIFEYEKRGGEWKKTIDYFKNIIAHGKKELALNGKMAPVLYMFDSANNHNYINTNEFKITATSTVINSEQSQIEQEITNSGLVWDDQEKRFVPVTGETKDVDGRTITESKDSASEKE, encoded by the coding sequence ATGGGAAGACGCAAGAAACCTACAAGAGAAGAACTTTTAGAATATAAGAAAACAAGCTCATTAAATCATAAGCGCGGACAATGTAAGGACCTTAAGACAGGCGATATGACCGGAGCCCTTGACCTTGCTTTGTACAGTCTTAAAAGAACAGGCGGTATGCCGTTTAAGTATGAACCTACAGAAGAAGGCTTAAAAAGATTCACGCAGGAAAGCATAGACTACTTAGACTACTGTAACGAGGTTAACAAGGACCTTGAGGAAGGTCAGAAGCTCATACCAGATATTGAAGGATGGGCGGTATATCTTGGCACTACCAGAATGACCATATTCGAATATGAGAAGCGCGGCGGTGAGTGGAAAAAGACTATCGACTATTTCAAGAACATCATAGCACACGGCAAGAAGGAACTAGCCCTTAACGGCAAAATGGCACCCGTCCTTTATATGTTTGATTCCGCTAATAATCACAACTATATCAATACAAATGAATTCAAGATAACGGCCACAAGCACAGTCATTAATAGTGAACAGAGTCAGATTGAGCAGGAGATAACTAACAGTGGCTTAGTATGGGATGATCAGGAAAAGAGATTCGTTCCAGTAACGGGAGAGACAAAGGATGTTGACGGAAGAACAATTACTGAAAGCAAAGATAGCGCTAGCGAAAAAGAATAA